One genomic window of Quercus robur chromosome 6, dhQueRobu3.1, whole genome shotgun sequence includes the following:
- the LOC126732729 gene encoding uncharacterized protein LOC126732729 — protein MRSMASSTSNKGIAAIVGVGPKLGRSIARKFAHEGYTVAILARDLGRLSLFADEIAREEKAQVFAIRIDCSESRSVREAFEGVLSLGFVEVLVYNAYSNTNTNWQPTNFSDIRIESFQKSLAVSSVGAFHCAQQVLPGMVERGRGTILFTGCSASLNGIPGFPELCCGKFALRALSQCLAREFQPLGVHVAHVIIDGLVGPPRFQASTSQRTLVGEQQSGGGDGSMDPDALAQTYWHLHVQDRTAWTQEIDLSPCNTRFF, from the exons ATGCGTAGCATGGCTAGCTCCACCTCCAACAAAGGCATCGCCGCCATTGTCGGCGTCGGACCCAAGCTCGGCCGCTCCATCGCTCGCAAGTTTGCCCACGAAGGCTACACCGTCGCCATCCTAGCCCGTGACTTAG GGAGATTGTCTTTGTTTGCGGATGAGATAGCGAGGGAAGAGAAAGCACAAGTATTTGCAATAAGAATCGACTGCTCGGAGTCAAGGAGTGTAAGGGAGGCATTTGAAGGTGTTTTATCGCTGGGATTTGTGGAGGTTTTGGTGTACAATGCTTACTCTAACACTAACACGAATTGGCAACCCACCAACTTCTCTGACATTCGAATTGAATCCTTTCAGAAGTCCCTCGCTGTCTCTTCCGTTGGTGCCTTCCACTGCGCCCAACAG GTTCTTCCGGGCATGGTTGAAAGAGGAAGGGGGACAATTCTCTTCACGGGCTGTTCAGCTTCTCTCAATGGCATTCCCGGTTTCCCTGAGCTAT GTTGTGGAAAATTCGCGTTGAGAGCTCTCTCACAGTGTCTGGCGAGGGAGTTCCAACCTTTGGGTGTACACGTCGCTCATGTTATCATTGACGGTCTTGTTGGCCCACCTAG ATTCCAGGCATCAACGTCTCAGAGAACGTTGGTTGGGGAACAACAGAGCGGAGGAGGGGACGGGTCAATGGACCCAGACGCGTTGGCTCAGACCTACTGGCACTTGCACGTTCAGGACCGAACGGCTTGGACCCAAGAGATTGATCTCAGTCCTTGCAATACTAGATTTTTCTAG
- the LOC126732728 gene encoding uncharacterized protein LOC126732728, which translates to MSPTPPPALPSQTANLKRKREQKGKEVMGAGQTLPPYEDKVQRASKQAKTGQKGAEKRNDPQIGPSTRLPTPMLNGEPLLANASIHDFQGGTAGYVVDAVEQALLLPEDMAELQGMRRHKVFLSLKRYLAMAVQASFWVEEMTNYCHRQMKEEEGRCIATVEAFQVADKSLQEHKKRLQEEEKERKYAAATLENVEKQAESQRLLLHSAENQLASSKTQIVALKKKLEELEKAKALAEKAKDEAEKAKDKADQHGYDVRVVEIEDALRAEVPVVCRTYCALVWDEALNQAGVKASSVLRKAKSIYYPPTIRLPSSSDSKAGPVSSEAGEIQGIPSKAPPTTNTFSKGAELAEDTTGLGDANKETVQGTELPLFVPKDLS; encoded by the exons ATGTCTCCCACTCCTCCACCTGCTTTGCCCTCCCAAACGGCCAACctaaagaggaaaagagagcaAAAAGGGAAGGAAGTGATGGGAGCTGGACAAACCCTTCCCCCCTATGAGGACAAGGTTCAAAGGGCATCCAAACAAGCCAAAACGGGGCAGAAGGGCGCTGAGAAAAGAAACGACCCCCAGATAGGGCCTTCGACCCGGCTCCCTACCCCAATGCTAAACGGGGAACCTCTCCTTGCCAACGCCTCCATCCACGATTTCCAAGGAGGAACAGCCGGTTACGTTGTAGATGCGGTGGAGCAGGCGTTGCTGCTCCCCGAGGATATGGCCGAGCTGCAAGGCATGAGGAGACATAAGGTCTTCCTTAGTCTTAAAAGATACCTCGCCATG GCTGTTCAGGCCTCCTTCTGGGTAGAGGAGATGACCAATTACTGCCATAGGCAAATGAAGGAAGAGGAAGGAAGGTGTATCGCTACTGTGGAGGCCTTTCAAGTGGCCGATAAAAGCCTCCAAGAGCATAAGAAGAGGCTGCAGgaggaggaaaaagaaagaaaatacgCGGCAGCCACTCTTGAAAATGTTGAAAAGCAAGCCGAGAGCCAAAGGCTGCTGTTGCACAGTGCTGAGAACCAGCTAGCCTCCTCCAAGACCCAAATTGTTGCGCTGAAAAAGAAATTGGAAGAGCTTGAGAAGGCCAAGGCTCTAGCCGAGAAGGCTAAGGATGAGGCAGAGAAAGCCAAAGACAAAGCAGACCAGCATGGGTACGACGTTAGGGTGGTCGAGATTGAGGACGCCCTTAGGGCCGAGGTCCCTGTTGTATGTAGGACTTACTGTGCCCTGGTATGGGATGAAGCCCTCAACCAAGCTGGGGTTAAGGCTTCTTCTGTacttaggaaagcaaaaagtaTCTACTACCCCCCAACTATACGCCTTCCAAGCTCTTCGGACTCCAAGGCTGGCCCAGTGTCCTCGGAGGCTGGTGAAATTCAGGGCATCCCATCCAAAGCTCCTCCTACAACTAACACTTTCTCAAAGGGGGCAGAGCTGGCCGAGGACACCACAGGATTAGGGGATGCCAACAAAGAAACAGTCCAAGGCACTGAACTGCCTTTATTTGTTCCAAAGGATCTCTCCTAG
- the LOC126732727 gene encoding zinc finger CCCH domain-containing protein 62 — translation MTERKGKRILICLSSSEEEEDEEVEDSDNEEEADDDDDVDSDEEDDDEDDDEDEDDSDGDDDDESLCNKVICRLKEGSGLDSLNLKECKAYLRKHDLRLAGTKAVCIQRINEQWRIKNGSGEAFYPRSTFVINCTGDVCKGDVVLFTQKVYEKFNKVTRHGRLLGKRIIAGRVVKESYGASKQQHTFTVEVLWSKGINRLPPLFPLLVKGRNLYKMRTFRRHWSNESERTKVLAEKHKRGTAARLVREMKKRKKTFSSNGGSKRQKQFHHTRSSQSRKTTAPEKEKHFDRHGKFKKHHQHQEAPLLRPANIKGNAISGAPKYSKRHQKFAHPTNNDRVPACQSYVGPPQNSYQFQSGNLLSSYDMPSTLTMMRQPFRNSASASFLPGSHHPWFEHSNYKFNAYSNTSYNFELRNFNHMPESLYVDRLLHPFPSSTETYGQRKYGF, via the exons ATGACCGAGAGGAAGGGTAAACGCATTCTCATATGCCTTTCTTCTtcggaagaagaagaagatgaagaagtagAAGACAgcgacaatgaagaagaagctgatgatgatgatgatgttgatagCGACGAagaggatgatgatgaagacGATGACGAGGACGAAGATGACAGTGATGGTGACGATGACGATGAGTCTCTCTGCAACAAAGTCATTTGCCGTCTGAAAG AAGGGAGTGGTTTAGACTCCTTAAATCTGAAAGAATGCAAAGCATATTTGCGGAAGCATGACCTCCGGCTAGCAGGGACCAAGGCGGTTTGTATACAAAGAATTAATGAGCAATGGAG GATAAAAAATGGAAGTGGTGAGGCCTTTTATCCCAGATCAACTTTTGTCATCAATTGTACAG GTGATGTCTGTAAGGGAGATGTTGTTCTGTTCACACAGAAAGTTTATGAGAA GTTTAATAAGGTGACAAGGCATGGTAGGCTTCTAGGGAAGAGAATCATTGCTGGAAGGGTTGTTAAGGAAAGCTATGGTGCATCCAAACAACAACATACATTTACA GTTGAGGTTCTCTGGAGCAAGGGTATTAACAGATTGCCTCCACTTTTTCCTTTGCTTGTTAAGGGCCGTAACCTCTATAAGATGAGAACTTTCAGACGG CATTGGAGTAATGAATCAGAAAGAACAAAAGTGCTGGCTGAGAAGCACAAACGAGGTACAGCAGCAAGACTTGTGAGAGAaatgaagaaaaggaagaagacatTTTCTTCTAATGGAG GTTCAAAACGTCAGAAACAATTCCATCATACAAGATCATCTCAATCAAGAAAGACCACTGCGCCAGAAAAGGAGAAGCATTTTGATAGAcatggaaaatttaaaaaacatcatcaacatcaagAGGCCCCCCTACTGAGACCTGCCAATATAAAAGGAAATGCAATCTCAGGAGCCCCGAAATATTCGAAGAGGCACCAGAAATTTGCTCACCCTACTAATAATGATAGAGTTCCTGCTTGTCAATCATATGTTGGTCCTCCACAAAATTCTTACCAATTTCAAAGTGGCAATCTACTGTCTAGTTATGATATGCCATCCACTTTGACCATGATGAGGCAGCCTTTTAGGAACTCTGCTAGTGCATCTTTTTTGCCTGGGTCGCATCATCCGTGGTTTGAGCATagcaattataaatttaatgcCTACTCAAATACCAGCTACAACTTTGAACTTAGAAATTTTAATCACATGCCAGAGTCCCTGTATGTTGACAGGCTGTTGCATCCGTTTCCATCAAGTACAGAGACCTATGGACAGAGGAAGTATGGATTTTGA